A region from the Streptosporangium sp. NBC_01756 genome encodes:
- a CDS encoding ComF family protein — MPTALLDLLLPPRCAGCDAPGALVCARCTAELHGEPARRMPAPVPPGLPECWSATGYTTAAQRTIIAYKERGRTALAPFLAGSLALTIATAVGDRPVVLVPVPSARAAVRRRGHAPVTRLTELAAGCLRAAGWPATVAEILAPRRRVADQAGLSSLQRAANLSMAFRVTTGRNGAGVGSWGGAGPVVLVDDIITTGATLAEAARALREAGVPVPLAVTIAATRRKGEVPPHDGG; from the coding sequence GTGCCGACAGCTCTGCTCGACCTGCTCCTGCCGCCCCGCTGCGCCGGATGCGACGCGCCCGGGGCCCTCGTCTGCGCCCGCTGCACGGCGGAGCTGCACGGCGAGCCCGCGCGCCGGATGCCCGCCCCGGTCCCGCCCGGCCTGCCCGAGTGCTGGTCGGCGACCGGCTACACAACCGCCGCACAACGGACGATCATCGCTTACAAGGAGCGCGGCCGCACCGCGCTGGCCCCCTTCCTCGCCGGCTCCCTGGCGCTGACGATCGCCACCGCGGTCGGCGACCGGCCGGTCGTCCTCGTCCCGGTGCCGAGCGCCCGCGCGGCCGTGCGGCGGCGCGGGCACGCTCCGGTGACCAGGCTGACGGAGCTGGCGGCGGGCTGCCTCCGCGCGGCCGGTTGGCCGGCGACCGTGGCGGAGATCCTCGCCCCGCGCCGCAGGGTCGCCGACCAGGCGGGCCTGAGCTCGCTCCAGCGGGCCGCGAACCTGTCCATGGCATTCAGGGTCACGACCGGCCGGAACGGGGCCGGAGTGGGTTCCTGGGGCGGCGCGGGGCCGGTTGTGCTGGTGGACGACATCATCACCACCGGTGCGACGCTCGCCGAGGCGGCCAGGGCGCTGCGCGAGGCGGGCGTGCCGGTTCCGCTCGCTGTCACGATCGCCGCGACACGCCGGAAGGGGGAAGTTCCTCCCCATGACGGAGGGTGA
- the hpf gene encoding ribosome hibernation-promoting factor, HPF/YfiA family — protein sequence MDIIVKGRHTGVSDRFRDHVNAKLARIERLDHKLISVDVEVTKESNPRITDQRERVELTIHSRGPAVRAEATADDRFAALDIALGKLEGRLRRLADRRKVHHGNHCPPSVAELTATALAETLESAPARLFDGARLEQEAQEGAPEDKAIIPIQMDGDGPLVVREKTHQADPMTIDQALLEMELVGHDFYLFRDKESGQPSVVYLRQGYNYGVLRLVEP from the coding sequence ATGGACATCATCGTCAAGGGTCGGCACACCGGAGTGAGTGACCGATTCCGTGACCATGTGAACGCCAAGCTGGCCAGGATCGAGCGTCTGGACCACAAACTCATCAGTGTCGATGTGGAGGTGACCAAGGAGAGCAATCCGCGGATCACCGACCAGCGCGAGCGGGTCGAGCTCACCATCCACTCGCGTGGCCCCGCCGTACGGGCCGAGGCCACGGCCGACGACCGTTTCGCCGCCCTCGACATCGCGCTCGGAAAGCTTGAGGGAAGACTCCGGCGCCTCGCTGACCGGCGAAAAGTCCACCACGGCAACCACTGCCCGCCCTCCGTCGCCGAGCTGACCGCCACCGCCCTCGCGGAGACTCTCGAATCCGCGCCCGCGCGGCTGTTCGACGGCGCCCGGCTCGAGCAGGAGGCCCAGGAGGGCGCTCCCGAGGACAAGGCCATCATCCCGATCCAGATGGACGGTGACGGGCCGCTGGTCGTCCGGGAGAAGACCCACCAGGCCGATCCGATGACCATCGACCAGGCTCTCCTGGAGATGGAGCTGGTCGGGCACGACTTCTACCTGTTCCGTGACAAAGAGAGCGGACAGCCGAGCGTCGTATATCTGCGACAGGGCTACAACTACGGCGTTCTGCGCCTCGTCGAACCCTGA
- a CDS encoding response regulator transcription factor: protein MTEPDEATRPARSGDPIRVLIVDDHALIRRSLEMALSAETDIEVVGEASDGQEAVELADRLTPDVMLMDVRMPRRSGIEATREIKASVPSTRIIMLTVSDEEEDLFEAIKAGATGYLLKNVQLDEVPEAVRGVHEGQSLINPAMAAKLISEFANMSRKEAERPPQLPVPRLTDREMEVLRLVAKGMNNREIAKQLFISENTVKNHVRNILDKLQLHSRMEAVVYAVRERMLEIT, encoded by the coding sequence GTGACGGAACCCGACGAGGCGACCCGCCCTGCCAGGAGCGGCGACCCGATCCGCGTGCTGATCGTCGACGATCACGCGCTGATCCGGCGCAGCCTGGAAATGGCCCTGTCCGCGGAGACGGACATCGAGGTGGTCGGTGAGGCGAGCGACGGCCAGGAAGCGGTCGAGCTCGCCGACCGGCTCACCCCCGATGTCATGCTCATGGACGTACGGATGCCCCGGAGGAGCGGCATCGAGGCCACCCGTGAGATCAAGGCCTCGGTGCCGAGCACGCGGATCATCATGCTGACCGTGAGCGACGAGGAGGAGGACCTCTTCGAGGCGATCAAGGCAGGCGCCACCGGTTACCTGCTGAAGAACGTCCAGCTCGACGAGGTGCCCGAGGCCGTGCGCGGAGTCCACGAGGGGCAGTCGCTGATCAACCCGGCGATGGCGGCCAAGCTCATCAGCGAGTTCGCGAACATGAGCCGCAAGGAGGCCGAGCGGCCTCCCCAGCTCCCCGTCCCCCGGTTGACCGACCGGGAGATGGAGGTGCTCCGCCTGGTCGCCAAGGGGATGAACAACCGCGAGATCGCCAAGCAGCTGTTCATCTCCGAGAACACGGTGAAGAACCACGTCCGCAACATCCTGGACAAGCTCCAGCTCCACTCGCGGATGGAAGCGGTGGTCTACGCGGTCCGCGAGCGGATGCTCGAGATCACCTGA
- a CDS encoding winged helix-turn-helix domain-containing protein has product MTVALSADEARRIILRAQGLLGAGSRRGGAPATLRRLGAVQLDTISVLARSHELVAYARLGAVGRQDVERAYWDDPAQAFEYWCHAACVLPIDHWPLYAFRRRYFHARRYRWHELPDSVDKILEQVREHGPITTADIGGAKKGGPWWDWSDSKIAIEWLLDTGAVVCTRRVGWRRVYDLAERAIPARLLAEDPSDAECVTRLAGIAGRALGVATRADLVDFLRLKPAAAALLDGALLGGDAGLTPVRVSGWPDRSASAWADPAALETEPRGRHRTTLLSPFDSLVWDRGRTARVFGFNHRLEAYVPREKRVHGYFTMPVLAGGRLIGRVDPAREGSTLVGRQVSLEPGVNRHRGAGALADALWEAASWVGCDAVRVDRVDPDLSTPLQEALAR; this is encoded by the coding sequence ATGACGGTCGCCCTCTCCGCCGACGAGGCGCGCCGGATCATCCTCCGCGCCCAGGGCCTTCTGGGCGCCGGCTCCCGTCGCGGCGGCGCCCCCGCGACGCTGCGCCGGCTGGGGGCCGTCCAGCTCGACACGATCTCCGTCCTGGCCCGCTCGCACGAACTCGTCGCCTACGCCCGCCTCGGCGCCGTCGGCAGGCAGGACGTCGAGCGCGCCTACTGGGACGACCCGGCCCAGGCCTTCGAATACTGGTGTCACGCCGCCTGCGTCCTGCCGATCGACCACTGGCCGCTCTACGCCTTCCGGCGCAGGTATTTCCACGCCAGGAGGTACCGCTGGCACGAGTTGCCCGACAGCGTGGACAAGATCCTGGAGCAGGTCCGCGAGCACGGACCCATCACCACGGCCGACATCGGGGGCGCCAAGAAGGGCGGCCCGTGGTGGGACTGGTCGGATTCGAAGATCGCCATCGAGTGGCTGCTGGACACCGGCGCGGTCGTCTGCACCCGCCGCGTCGGCTGGCGCCGCGTCTACGACCTGGCCGAGCGCGCGATCCCCGCCCGCCTCCTGGCCGAAGACCCCTCCGACGCCGAGTGCGTCACCCGCCTCGCCGGGATCGCCGGACGCGCCCTCGGCGTGGCCACCCGGGCCGACCTCGTCGACTTCCTCCGCCTCAAGCCCGCCGCGGCGGCCCTTCTCGACGGCGCGCTGCTCGGCGGAGACGCCGGTCTCACCCCGGTCCGGGTCTCCGGCTGGCCCGACCGGTCAGCGAGCGCGTGGGCCGATCCCGCCGCCCTGGAGACCGAGCCGCGCGGCCGCCACCGCACGACCCTGCTGTCGCCGTTCGACTCCCTCGTATGGGACCGCGGCAGGACCGCCCGCGTGTTCGGCTTCAACCACCGCCTCGAGGCCTACGTCCCCAGGGAGAAGCGCGTCCACGGCTATTTCACGATGCCCGTCCTCGCCGGAGGCCGGCTGATCGGCCGGGTCGACCCGGCACGCGAGGGCTCCACCCTGGTCGGCCGCCAGGTCAGCCTGGAGCCCGGCGTCAACCGGCACAGGGGGGCCGGGGCACTGGCCGACGCCCTGTGGGAGGCCGCGAGCTGGGTGGGCTGCGACGCCGTCCGCGTCGACCGGGTGGATCCGGACCTGTCGACGCCCCTCCAGGAGGCGCTGGCCCGTTGA
- a CDS encoding HGxxPAAW family protein, translating to MKEGTAMADDAPRTVHTGRASSWLAVTVVISGFAVGGAGLCLGPMWALFWTGVTACVLGGILLPVFGVFRDTVLDDPRVPYRSPPGDRSD from the coding sequence ATGAAGGAAGGCACGGCGATGGCGGACGACGCGCCCCGGACGGTCCATACGGGCAGGGCGTCCTCGTGGCTGGCCGTGACCGTGGTCATTTCGGGTTTCGCCGTCGGCGGAGCCGGCCTGTGCCTGGGCCCCATGTGGGCGCTGTTCTGGACGGGCGTGACCGCGTGCGTCCTGGGCGGGATCCTCCTGCCCGTCTTCGGGGTCTTCCGGGACACCGTCCTCGACGACCCCCGCGTGCCGTACCGGTCGCCTCCCGGGGACCGGTCCGACTGA
- the secA gene encoding preprotein translocase subunit SecA, whose product MPAFLDKILRAGEGKLLRKLKRIADQVNSIEDDFKSLTDAELRALTAEYKERHAAGETLDDLLPEAFATVREASRRVLGKRHFDVQIMGGASLHMGNISEMRTGEGKTLTCTLPAYLNAISGKGVHVITTNDYLVKVGADEMGRIHRFLGLEVGAILANMAPDERRKHYNADITYGTNNEFGFDYLRDNMAWSLEECVQRGHNFAIVDEVDSILIDEARTPLIISGPGEQSGKWYAEFAKIVPRLRRGTEGKDGEENTGDYAVDEKKRTVGIFESGVEKVEDWLGIDNLYKPEHTHLVGFLNNALKAKELYKKEKDYIVVDGEVLIVDEFTGRVLHGRRYNEGMHQAIEAKESVKIKDENQTLATITLQNYFRLYKTLSGMTGTAVTEANEFHQTYKLGVVPIPTNRPMIRKDQADVVYKTEDAKFLACVEDIKERYDRGQPVLVGTTSVAKSERLSKELKRKGVPHEVLNAKHHAREAAIIAEAGRKGAVTVATNMAGRGTDIMLGGNPDFRADVELRNRGLDPVETPDEYDKAWAEALDKAREAVQAEHDEVTEIGGLYVLGTERHESRRIDNQLRGRSGRQGDPGESRFYLSLEDDLMRLFNSARVEMIMTRLNIPDDVPIESGIVSKAIASAQHQVEQQNFEIRKNVLKYDEVMNRQRKVIYAERHRVLEGADLHEQIRGFVNDVVDEYIAGATAEGFSEEWDLDKLWKALGQLYPLTLTIDGVLEEAGSREELTAEFLAEKVKADAAAAYDRREEELGAEAMRELERRVILSVLDRKWREHLYEMDYLQEGIGLRAMAQRDPLIEYQREGFDMFSQMLEGIKEESVGYLFNLEVEVQTNPIVEEHDHDHDHEDAAISETRSIIARGLRGPQRPSELEYTAPGESGEVEHTRISSKEERDAYGNVERNAPCPCGSGKKYKRCHGDPKNVQA is encoded by the coding sequence GTGCCAGCCTTTCTCGATAAGATTCTTCGCGCAGGCGAAGGCAAGCTTCTGCGTAAGCTCAAGCGCATCGCCGACCAGGTCAACTCCATTGAGGACGACTTCAAGAGCCTGACCGACGCCGAGCTCCGTGCGCTGACCGCCGAATACAAGGAGCGGCACGCCGCGGGCGAGACGCTCGACGACCTGCTTCCCGAAGCCTTCGCCACCGTCCGGGAGGCCTCCCGGCGCGTGCTGGGCAAGCGCCACTTCGACGTGCAGATCATGGGCGGGGCCAGCCTGCACATGGGCAACATCTCCGAGATGCGCACCGGTGAGGGCAAGACCCTCACCTGTACGCTTCCCGCCTACCTCAACGCCATCTCCGGCAAGGGCGTCCACGTCATCACGACAAACGACTACCTGGTCAAGGTCGGCGCGGACGAGATGGGCCGCATCCACCGCTTCCTCGGTCTCGAGGTCGGCGCGATCCTGGCGAACATGGCGCCCGACGAGCGCCGCAAGCACTACAACGCCGACATCACCTATGGCACGAACAACGAGTTCGGCTTCGACTACCTGCGCGACAACATGGCCTGGTCGCTGGAGGAGTGCGTCCAGCGCGGCCACAACTTCGCCATCGTCGACGAGGTCGACTCGATCCTCATCGACGAGGCCAGGACGCCGCTGATCATCTCCGGCCCCGGTGAGCAGTCCGGCAAGTGGTACGCCGAGTTCGCCAAGATCGTCCCCCGGCTCCGCAGGGGCACCGAGGGCAAGGACGGCGAGGAGAACACCGGCGACTACGCCGTCGACGAGAAGAAGCGCACCGTCGGCATCTTCGAGTCCGGCGTGGAGAAGGTCGAGGACTGGCTCGGCATCGACAACCTCTACAAGCCCGAGCACACCCACCTGGTGGGCTTCCTCAACAACGCGCTGAAGGCCAAGGAGCTCTACAAGAAGGAGAAGGACTACATCGTCGTCGACGGTGAGGTCCTGATCGTCGACGAGTTCACCGGTCGAGTCCTGCACGGTCGCCGCTACAACGAGGGCATGCACCAGGCGATCGAGGCGAAGGAGAGCGTGAAGATCAAGGACGAGAACCAGACTCTCGCCACGATCACGCTGCAGAACTACTTCCGCCTCTACAAGACGCTCTCCGGCATGACCGGCACCGCGGTCACCGAGGCCAACGAGTTCCACCAGACCTACAAGCTCGGCGTCGTCCCGATCCCGACGAACCGGCCGATGATCCGCAAGGACCAGGCCGACGTGGTCTACAAGACCGAGGACGCCAAGTTCCTGGCCTGTGTCGAGGACATCAAGGAGCGCTACGACAGAGGGCAGCCGGTCCTGGTCGGCACCACGAGCGTGGCCAAGTCCGAGCGCCTGTCCAAGGAGCTCAAGCGCAAGGGCGTCCCGCACGAGGTCCTCAACGCCAAGCACCACGCGCGTGAGGCGGCGATCATCGCCGAGGCGGGCCGCAAGGGCGCGGTCACCGTCGCCACCAACATGGCCGGTCGAGGCACCGACATCATGCTCGGCGGCAACCCCGACTTCCGCGCCGACGTGGAGCTGCGCAACCGCGGCCTGGACCCGGTCGAGACCCCCGACGAGTACGACAAGGCCTGGGCCGAGGCGCTGGACAAGGCCAGGGAGGCCGTGCAGGCCGAGCACGACGAGGTCACCGAGATCGGCGGCCTCTATGTCCTGGGCACCGAGCGGCACGAGTCGCGACGGATCGACAACCAGCTCCGCGGCCGGTCCGGCCGTCAGGGCGACCCGGGCGAGTCACGGTTCTACCTCTCGCTCGAGGACGACCTCATGCGCCTGTTCAACTCGGCCAGGGTCGAGATGATCATGACGCGGCTGAACATCCCGGACGACGTCCCGATCGAGTCGGGCATCGTCTCCAAGGCCATCGCCTCCGCCCAGCACCAGGTCGAGCAGCAGAACTTCGAGATCCGCAAGAACGTTCTGAAGTACGACGAGGTCATGAACCGGCAGCGCAAGGTGATCTACGCCGAGCGTCACCGGGTGCTGGAGGGCGCCGACCTGCACGAGCAGATCCGCGGCTTCGTCAACGACGTCGTCGACGAGTACATCGCCGGCGCCACCGCCGAGGGCTTCTCCGAGGAGTGGGACCTCGACAAGCTCTGGAAGGCGCTCGGCCAGCTCTACCCGCTCACCCTCACCATCGACGGCGTCCTCGAAGAGGCCGGCAGCCGTGAGGAGCTCACCGCGGAGTTCCTCGCCGAGAAGGTGAAGGCCGACGCGGCCGCCGCCTACGACCGCCGTGAGGAGGAGCTCGGCGCCGAGGCGATGCGGGAGCTGGAGCGCAGGGTCATCCTGTCGGTCCTCGACCGCAAGTGGCGTGAGCACCTCTATGAGATGGACTACCTCCAGGAGGGCATCGGCCTGCGGGCCATGGCGCAGCGCGACCCGCTGATCGAATACCAGCGTGAGGGCTTCGACATGTTCTCCCAGATGCTCGAGGGCATCAAGGAGGAGTCGGTCGGTTACCTGTTCAACCTCGAAGTCGAGGTGCAGACCAACCCGATCGTCGAGGAGCACGACCACGACCACGACCACGAGGACGCGGCGATCTCGGAGACCCGTTCCATCATCGCCCGCGGCCTGCGCGGCCCGCAGCGTCCCTCCGAGCTGGAGTACACCGCGCCCGGGGAGAGCGGCGAGGTCGAGCACACCCGGATCAGCAGCAAGGAGGAGCGCGACGCCTACGGCAACGTCGAGCGTAACGCCCCCTGCCCCTGCGGTTCGGGTAAGAAGTACAAGCGCTGCCACGGCGATCCCAAGAACGTCCAGGCCTGA